TGCGTCCCGTGGCACCCCAAACCCAGGGCCGAGCGAAGCGATGGCCCGTATGGTTCCCTACACCCTTCTGGATGCGCCTGGGGCGGGGTGCTGGTGGGGTGGCTCGTGCACCGAAGGATGCACGAGCTTCGTGCTCTAGCTGGCCGCAGTTGTCCGAACGAAGCTGCGCAGCAGCGAAGTGAGTTCTGCGGCCCACCCCGCCAGCGCCCCGACCCAGGTTGCCCCGAAGCGCAGCGAAGGGGTCGCAGCCAGCAGGGTCGCCTTTTCTTTGCCTACTTTCTTTTGGCGAAGCAAAAGAAAGCAGGTCGGCCGCCGGGCCGAGACCCGGCCTCTGCCCTCAGCAACCCAAGCGAATATCAAAAAAGATAGCTGCCAGCGCAGGCCAAACAAGCGCCAAACCCCAATCTGACCATAAACCAAGCAAGCAAAAAGTGATCAGCCCTAGCCGCTTGAACCCTGGCCAGCTTGCCCCAAGCCCTCACGCAACCTTGGCACAGCAAACCACGCGCCGGCAAAGGGCAAAGGGCCAATCGCTCAACGCCCAGCCGCTGGCTGCACCAAATCCATCCGCCGCTTGATCCGCGCGCCCTCCGGCGCATCGCCGCGCGCCTCGGCCAGCCGCGCCTGCACGCCCAGCCACGCCAGCAAGGGCCGGCGCCAGCCTTGTTCAGACGCCGTATCCACCGCCTGCGCCACCACCTCTGGCGTGGCCTGGCTGCGCCGCATCAGTACCGCTGCGGCGATCAGGCGGCCGAAGGGGTCGTCGTCCGGTGGCAGCGCCGCGCCTGCCGTGCCTGCGGCCACAGCGCGGTGGTGCTCGGGCAGCAACGCGGCCTGGGCCGCGTCAACGGGTTGCCCGGCCAGGTAGTCGGCGTAGGCGCGCTCGGGCGCGGCGGCGTCGCTGCGCAGCGCTTCAAAGCCGGTGCAGGGGTCGAAATCCAGGCTGGCGACGTGCGCGGCGCAGCGGTTCAGCTCGATGCGCGCGACCAGATCGGGCCGGCCGGTGCGGGTAGTCTCGGCGCGTGCCAAGTCGAATTCGCGCGCCTCAACGCGGCTGTCGCCTTTCAAGTAGGCCGCGGTGAACCGCTCGACGTGGCCGATGGACTGGATCTTCCAATCAGGCACTTTCGGGCCGCTGGCGCAGGCTGACAGGGCGCCAGCAGCTATCAACACGATAGCGTAGCGCTTTGGGGGTGCGCCTGCGCTGCGCCGCATCCACAGGGCTTTCATGGCAGCGTCACCTCTTTGTTCTTGGGGGCGAAGGGCCACTTGCGGTTCAGCTCGGTGATGAGCGCGTCGATCTTGCGCAGGCTGGCGTCCACGTCGGCGCGCAGGTCGCCCAGGTTGGTGGTGGCTTCGCGGGCGTTGCCGGCCACGCCCTGCACTTCCTTGAGCACGGCGTCCACCTGCGCCACGGTCTGGCGCGCGTCCTGCAGCAAGGCGTTCAGTTGGCGCACGGCGCCTTGCGCGTCGGTGACCAGGCCTTGCTTGCCCAGCACCTGCTGGTCGGCCTTGCGCACCACGCCGTCCAGGTTTTGGACGAGCTGGTTGGCGTGGTCGATCAGCTGGGCCACGCGCTGGGCGTCGGCCTCGTTGCCGGTGACGGCGGCCATCAGCCCGCCCTTGTTGCTGTTCAGGCGCTGCGCGAAGGTGCGCACTTCGCCCAGCGCGCTGGACAGCGCCGAATCGGTGGCGGTGAGCTGGTTGACGTTTTGCAGCACGTCGCGCGCGTCGGCCACCATCTTCGGGATCTCGGCGGACACGTCGCCGCGCAGCACCACGCGCTCGGCGTCGGGCGGCAGGGGGGCATCGTCCAGGATGCCGGTGAAGGCCCGCAGCCGGGCCGCGCCAACCAGCCCGCGCTCCAGCGTGAAGACGCTGGACACGCGCAGCCACCGTGCCGACTTGACCGGCACATCCACCTGGATGCGCACCTGGCCCTGATCGGCCAGCTCGATCCGCTTGACGCGGCCCACCGGAAAGCCGGAAAAGGTCATGTCCATGCCCACGGTGACGCCGTCCGAGTCGTCGGCCGTCAGGTACAGCTGCTGCGTTTGCTCGAACGCGCCGCGCACCCACAGCAGGTACAGCACCGAGCCGCCCAGCAGCACGGCCATCAGGATCAGCAGCAGCGCGGCGCGAAACTCCAGGCTGCGCAGCGACCAGCCGCTGGCAGGAGGCACGGGGCCGGCGGCGTCCAGGCGCTGCTCGGCCTGGGCTGCGCCAGGCGCGCTGGGTTCGGGCAGGCCGGGCGGATTGGCCGCATCCATCGGCGGCGGTGCGGGAGGGGGTCTCTGGTCGGTCATCGCACGCTCAATAGTAGTTGCCCACCAGGGACGCGATTTCGATCACCAGCATCAGCACGAACATCTGCACCAGCCCCTGCAGTTCGACGCTGGTGCGCGAGGGCCGGCGCGGAATGTCGCGCAGGGCGTTGGCCACGGGCAAGAGTGCCACCGACACGGCAAACGCCAGCGTCTTCATGGTGAAGATCATCGTCACCACCGGGTTGAAGATGTTGCCCACGGCGTGGTTGTAGGAAGGCAGCCCCGCCGTGGTGAAACCGTGTACGGCCACGTAGGCCAGCACCAGCGACATCAGCCCGCTGAGCAGCGCCAGCAGCAGCACGGCGAACATGCCCGCCAGCACGCGCGGCAGCACTTCGCGGCTGAGCGGGTCCACGCCGTGCGTGCGCAGGGCATCCAGCGCGCCGCTGCGGCGCAGCTTGTACAGCTGCGAACCGCCGGGAATGGTGTATTCCACCGCCACGTACAGCGCGGAGATGAGAGGAATGAGTTCCAGCACCAGCACGCGCACCACGGCGTCCAGCGCGTACTGCGTCAGCCCGTAGGCGAACGCCGTCACGACCAGAATGCGGATCAGCACGACGTTGAACAACGCCATCAGCGTGATGAAGCCCGGCAGGCCCGGCCCGGCCGCGTAGTAGATCTGGCGCAGCACGACGCCGCGCGATTCGCGGCGGTAGCTGGAAGGCGAAAACGCCAGCACGGCCAGTTCTGCGCCGATGAAAACCACTGTCCACCAACCCAGTAGCCAGCGCAGCAGGTTGCGCCCCATGCCCAGCAGCCAGTCGTGAAGCGAGAAGCCGGAGGTCATGGGCGGGCATGATACCTGCCGCGTTTCGGTGCGCGCGTGTATTGGCGGGTGCGTCGGCGGCGCGCACGCTCGCGCGTTGGCCGTGGCCGGTGGGTGCCCTTTTGCAGTCACCTGGGTGACTGGGATTCGCCCGGCCATCGCTTGTCACCCGGGTGCACGGCGGTTGAGAATCTCACGCGGCTCCAGCCTATGGGAGAAACCGCACGCTCAGCGCCCCGGATTAGTGGTTACAACCCACTGCCTTTTAAATCAAGCTGCGCTATATTGCATCGCAGCATTTCGCCCGCTCCCACCGAATCTCTTTCTATGCTCTATCAAATCTACGAAGCGCAGCGCTCTCTCATCGAGCCCTTCGCCGAAATGGCCGAGGCCGCATCCAAGATGTTCGGCAATTCGCATTCCACCATGGGGCGAGGCCCCATGGCCCAGCGCGTGGCGGCAGCCTATTCGCTGTTCTACCGGCTCGCCAAGGATTACGAAAAGCCGGAATTCGGCATCCGCAAGGTGGACGTGGATGGCGTGGAAGTGGCGATTGACGAGCGCATCGAGATGGACAAGCCGTTCTGCTCGCTGGTGCGCTTCAAGCGCTTCTCCGACGACCCGGCCACACTGGCCAAGCTCAAGGGCCAGCCGCCCGTGCTGGTGGTCGCGCCGCTGTCGGGCCACTACGCCACGCTGCTTCGCGACACCGTGCGCACCATGCTGGAGGGCCACAAGGTCTACGTCACCGACTGGAAGAACGCCCGCATGGTGCCGCTGTCCGATGGCGAATT
This genomic interval from Ottowia oryzae contains the following:
- a CDS encoding MlaE family ABC transporter permease, coding for MTSGFSLHDWLLGMGRNLLRWLLGWWTVVFIGAELAVLAFSPSSYRRESRGVVLRQIYYAAGPGLPGFITLMALFNVVLIRILVVTAFAYGLTQYALDAVVRVLVLELIPLISALYVAVEYTIPGGSQLYKLRRSGALDALRTHGVDPLSREVLPRVLAGMFAVLLLALLSGLMSLVLAYVAVHGFTTAGLPSYNHAVGNIFNPVVTMIFTMKTLAFAVSVALLPVANALRDIPRRPSRTSVELQGLVQMFVLMLVIEIASLVGNYY
- a CDS encoding MlaD family protein, whose translation is MTDQRPPPAPPPMDAANPPGLPEPSAPGAAQAEQRLDAAGPVPPASGWSLRSLEFRAALLLILMAVLLGGSVLYLLWVRGAFEQTQQLYLTADDSDGVTVGMDMTFSGFPVGRVKRIELADQGQVRIQVDVPVKSARWLRVSSVFTLERGLVGAARLRAFTGILDDAPLPPDAERVVLRGDVSAEIPKMVADARDVLQNVNQLTATDSALSSALGEVRTFAQRLNSNKGGLMAAVTGNEADAQRVAQLIDHANQLVQNLDGVVRKADQQVLGKQGLVTDAQGAVRQLNALLQDARQTVAQVDAVLKEVQGVAGNAREATTNLGDLRADVDASLRKIDALITELNRKWPFAPKNKEVTLP